Proteins from a genomic interval of Crassostrea angulata isolate pt1a10 chromosome 7, ASM2561291v2, whole genome shotgun sequence:
- the LOC128191788 gene encoding phospholipase A and acyltransferase 3-like produces the protein MATQSYESHNKKVIQRAQPGDLLEFHRSWYNHWAVYIGNEEIVHLKSKEGMQLITTKGEVVRESVWDQVKDSRVDINNKLDTKHRQRSAQEKVQDAVSKIGNTKYNMFWQNCEHFATFCRYGVNSSQQVKDAVMLGLHVATELWRLKENIIQEHRRLKNC, from the exons ATGGCAACACAATCGTATGAATCTCACAATAAAAAAGTAATACAGAGAGCACAACCAGGGGATCTACTGGAATTCCATCGCAGTTGGTATAACCACTGGGCCGTGTACATAG GGAACGAAGAGATTGTACATCTAAAAAGTAAGGAAGGTATGCAACTTATCACTACCAAGGGCGAAGTCGTAAGAGAGAGCGTTTGGGACCAAGTAAAGGATTCCAGAGTCGACATCAATAATAAACTCGATACCAAACACAG ACAACGAAGTGCTCAAGAAAAAGTTCAGGACGCCGTTTCAAAAATTGGAAACACTAAATACAACATGTTCTGGCAAAACTGCGAGCACTTTGCCACCTTCTGTAGATATGGTGTTAACTCCTCCCAGCAG GTCAAAGATGCTGTTATGCTTGGATTGCACGTAGCTACGGAGTTGTGGCgtttgaaagaaaatattattcaagAACATAGAAGACTTAAAAATTGCTAG
- the LOC128191783 gene encoding zinc finger MYM-type protein 3-like: protein MDVLGDSDDLILSQALESFENFDELDEKDVEFGNFTFDVDEFLKELEKQDNIKTEQYDVRTDPPERFGKPVNSTEIKELHKSQESTNTRRNTSWGVKVFDDWRKSRNANSGLEMQLPDLLSCSSQDLDHILSCFVIECRRADGSPYPPKTLYQLCAAILRFMRDNEIDLNFLDGKDMRFRNFRKTLDARMKQLATEGIGVTIRQADPISPEMENALWEGGHLGMKTSVALTNTIFFYNCKLFGLRGLDEHRSLVTEQFKLDKISDKMFITFYGRTSKNFAGGLNQRNLTAKEVKHDCGPDGPRNLFHVYQTYIDMVGPGSMYRRPLAGEGLKYSKQVMGVNKLGKIIKDMCSGAGFHGNFSNHSGKRTCATNLFQSGIEEQLVMSRTGHRSTAVRNYKRPSQEQLSAVSMALNPPKLGSEENECAAEFEANNSKLPKLMVDPMRTPMINITNCNVHIFDAGNK, encoded by the exons ATGGACGTACTCGGCGACTCCGATGACTTGATTTTAAGCCAAGCGCTTGAATCTTTTGAAAACTTTGATGAATTGGACGAAAAAGATGTTGAATTTGGAAACTTTACTTTCGACGttgatgaatttttaaaggAGTTAGAAAAACAGGATAACATTAAAACTGAACAATATGACGTCAGAACCGACCCTCCGGAACGTTTCGGCAAACCAGTGAATTCTACAGAAATAAAGGAGCTTCACAAAAGTCAGGAAAGTACCAATACACGACGCAATACATCTTGGGGAGTTAAAGTTTTTGACGACTGGCGAAAATCGAGAAACGCTAATTCAGGTTTAGAAATGCAACTTCCTGATTTACTATCGTGCAGCTCACAAGATTTAGACCATATTTTGTCCTGCTTTGTGATCGAGTGCCGCAGGGCTGATGGTAGTCCATATCCACCTAAAACCTTGTACCAGTTGTGTGCTGCTATTTTAAGATTTATGCGAGATAATGAAATCGACTTAAATTTTCTTGACGGTAAAGATATGCGTTTTCGGAATTTCCGCAAAACATTAGATGCCCGAATGAAACAACTCGCCACGGAGGGAATAGGTGTGACAATTCGACAGGCGGATCCAATTTCCCCCGAAATGGAGAACGCGTTATGGGAAGGCGGACATCTGGGTATGAAAACGTCAGTTGCACTTACCAACACAATATTCTTCTACAACTGTAAATTATTTGGGCTCAGAGGTCTTGATGAACATCGTTCATTAGTGACGGAGCAGTTCAAGCTCGACAAGATTAGTGACAAAATGTTTATTACATTTTACGGTCGTACTTCCAAGAACTTTGCGGGGGGATTAAATCAGCGAAACCTAACTGCCAAGGAAGTAAAACACGACTGTGGACCCGACGGACCTCGGAATTTATTTCATGTGTACCAAACTTACATTGACATGGTTGGACCGGGAAGCATGTACCGTCGTCCATTAGCAGGTGAGGGACTGAAGTATTCCAAGCAGGTCATGGGAGTAAACAAACTCGGGAAAATCATCAAGGATATGTGTAGTGGGGCTGGCTTCCATGGGAATTTCTCCAACCATTCGGGCAAACGAACATGTGCTACAAATCTATTTCAATCAG GAATAGAGGAACAGCTTGTAATGTCCAGAACAGGACACAGAAGCACGGCAGTTCGGAACTACAAACGACCAAGCCAGGAACAACTTAGTGCAGTAAGCATGGCGCTAAATCCACCGAAATTGGGCTCGGAAGAAAACGAATGCGCGGCAGAATTCGAAGCCAATAATAGCAAACTTCCAAAGTTAATGGTTGATCCAATGCGCACCCCAATGATCAACATTACAAACTGTAATGTCCATATTTTTGATGCAGGAAACAAGTAG
- the LOC128191782 gene encoding LOW QUALITY PROTEIN: cholinesterase 1-like (The sequence of the model RefSeq protein was modified relative to this genomic sequence to represent the inferred CDS: inserted 1 base in 1 codon), with protein sequence MSHMHALVLFVFLCRVSLTVSTFVTTETHAGVVRGYMVSTPPDGQLEIYLGIPFAEPPVGDLRFAPPVEKRHWRPQVLNATEFGAVCPQNIKYIRTHFGNGYTKINEDCLYLNIYAPKNINHPAELLPVMVWIHGGYYEASSGSAYDGRILASRGEVIVVTVNYRLGALGFLSTFDSMATGNQALLDQVLALKWVXKNIRSFGGDPDRVTIFGESAGGAAVSLHMFSPLSEGLFHGLITQSGCALSPFAIYRPPYSQLSNTRSVALSLGCPATSSRAMIECLRTKSAQEIVEVKPVVHYPKLSLAFAPRVDGYFLHDVPENLLKRGEFHNNIRVMTGFVDDEASIFIPSIFDKSGGYDVHFYEALLDELSSGFLHREKVQSALICLYPPAINNSRKNVETYMQLASDYEFRFPTIHMSADLTSKGVLTWMYQFDYLSAHTPEPEWKGVYHSSELYFVFGAPLFNSMPCPGLRNTTCPQIWETDQTWDSEDERISDILINIWVSFAKLRATHQTSLILPSGDVWNPFDERKEFLVINSTLEIKNHPRQRMLALWDKFDYLNFYAEPDPQSHCVN encoded by the exons ATGTCACATATGCATGCATTGGTGCTATTTGTATTTCTCTGTCGGGTCTCTCTGACAGTGAGCACGTTTGTTACCACTGAAACACATGCTGGGGTCGTACGTGGTTACATGGTCTCCACACCACCAGATGGACAGCTAGAGATTTACCTGGGGATACCTTTTGCTGAACCCCCTGTTGGGGACTTGCGTTTTGCTCCACCTGTCGAGAAAAGGCATTGGAGACCCCAGGTTCTTAATGCCACCGAATTTGGTGCAGTGTGTCCACAGAATATCAAATACATACG taCACATTTTGGAAATggatatacaaaaataaatgaagacTGTTTGTATCTTAATATCTACGCACCTAAG AACATCAACCACCCAGCGGAATTACTCCCTGTTATGGTATGGATTCATGGAGGATATTATGAAGCGTCATCGGGATCGGCATACGACGGAAGAATATTGGCCTCACGGGGAGAAGTTATTGTAGTCACTGTGAATTACAGACTCGGAGCCCTTG GGTTCCTATCAACGTTTGATTCAATGGCAACCGGAAATCAAGCACTTCTAGACCAAGTGCTTGCATTAAAGTGGG CAAAAAATATTCGTAGCTTTGGTGGAGATCCTGATAGGGTGACCATTTTCGGAGAAAGTGCAGGAGGGGCGGCTGTTTCACTGCATATGTTTTCTCCTTTATCTGAgg GATTATTTCATGGCCTGATCACCCAGAGCGGATGTGCATTAAGTCCTTTTGCTATATATAGACCGCCTTACTCGCAACTTAGCAACACCAGAAGCGTGGCTCTTTCACTGGGTTGTCCAGCCACCTCTTCCAGGGCAATGATTGAATGCTTAAGGACTAAATCAGCTCAAGAGATTGTTGAAGTGAAGccagtagtacat TACCCCAAACTATCTCTAGCGTTTGCTCCCAGAGTCGATGGTTACTTTTTACACGACGTCCCCGAAAATTTGCTCAAAAGAGGAGAGTTTCATAACAATATACGGGTTATGACCGGGTTTGTAGATGATGAAGCGTCCATCTTTATACCAAGTATCTTCGACAAATCTGGCGGATATGACGTCCATTTCTATGAAGCATTGTTAGACGAACTTAGCTCAGGGTTTCTCCACAGAGAAAAGGTGCAGTCTGCTTTGATTTGTCTTTATCCACCTGCGATAAACAATTCACGAAAGAACGTGGAGACATACATGCAG CTGGCGTCTGACTATGAGTTTCGATTTCCCACTATACATATGTCAGCTGATCTTACCAGTAAGGGAGTTCTTACATGGATGTACCAGTTTGATTATCTCTCTGCGCATACACCGGAACCTGAGTGGAAAG GTGTGTACCATTCCAGTGAACTGTATTTTGTATTCGGGGCTCCTCTGTTCAATTCGATGCCGTGTCCAGGACTTCGGAACACCACTTGCCCTCAGATATGGGAGACAGATCAAACTTGGGACTCAGAGGATGAGAGAATCAGCGATATTCTGATCAATATTTGGGTTTCATTTGCTAAATTAAG aGCTACCCATCAGACTTCTCTAATTCTACCCAGCGGCGATGTATGGAATCCATTTGATGAAAGAAAAGAGTTCCTAGTCATCAACTCCACGCTTGAAATTAAAAACCACCCCAGGCAGCGGATGCTAGCTCTTTGGGATAAATTTGATTACCTAAATTTTTATGCAGAGCCAGATCCACAGAGCCATTGCGTTAATTAA
- the LOC128191785 gene encoding phospholipase A and acyltransferase 3-like produces MAAKAYESHNRSVISKAKEGDLLEINRGCNSHWAVYIGKDEVVHLVGSKKDGVANQPDSVFTICGETFNKASVKKESVWNVVQDSKVDINNTKDRVCRPQEPQKIVEVAKKKVGKIEYDALWQNCEQFAAFCRYDEVWSKKANTFLGMLLIFILITIAALFYNTKNKIVFYTEKMMAFFNNSLGKKKENKES; encoded by the exons ATGGCAGCAAAGGCATACGAATCCCACAATAGAAGTGTTATTAGCAAAGCAAAAGAAGGGGACTTACTGGAAATTAACCGAGGATGTAATTCGCATTGGGCCGTTTACATAG GGAAAGATGAGGTGGTACATCTAGTCGGTAGCAAAAAGGATGGCGTTGCCAACCAACCAGATTCGGTGTTCACAATCTGTGGCGAAACTTTCAACAAGGCCTCGGTCAAAAAAGAGAGTGTATGGAACGTAGTTCAAGATTCTAAGGTGGACATTAACAACACCAAAGACCGTGTCTGCAG GCCACAAGAACCACAGAAAATCGTTGAGGTTGCTAAAAAGAAAGTTGGGAAAATTGAATATGATGCTCTGTGGCAAAACTGCGAGCAGTTCGCCGCCTTCTGCAGATATGACGAAGTGTGGTCCAAAAAG GCTAACACTTTTCTTGGAATGCTTTTGATCTTCATTCTGATAACGATCGCAGCCTTGTTTTACAATACGAAGAACAAGATAGTTTTTTACACAGAGAAGATGATGGCATTCTTCAACAACAGCTTAGGGaagaaaaaggaaaacaaagagtCCTAA